Genomic window (Pseudomonas sp. MM211):
GTCCACCGCCTTCATCAAGCCGATGTTGCCTTCCTGGATCAGATCGAGGAATTGCAGACCACGGTTGGTGTACTTCTTGGCGATCGAGATCACCAGACGCAGGTTGGCTTCGACCATCTCTTTCTTCGCACGGCGGGCTTTCGCCTCACCGATCGACATGCGACGGTTGATGTCCTTGATTTCGGCCAGGGTCAGGTCGCTTTCGGTCTGCAGGGCGATCAGCTTCTGCTGGCAGCGCTGAATGTCAGCCTGCAGGTTGCCGATGGCTTCCGCATACTTCGACTTGCCCTTGGCTAGGCTGGCGGCCCAGTCCAGATCCACTTCGTTGCCCGGGAACAGGCGCAGGAAGTCGGCGCGCGGCATGCGTGCATCACGTACGCACAGCTGCATGATGGCGCGTTCTTGACCACGCAGACGCTCCAGTGCTTCACGTACGCGAACCACCAGGGCTTCGTACTGCTTGGGCACCAGCTTGATCGGCATGAACAGCTCAGCCAAAGCCTTGAGCTCTGCGATGGCCTGCTTGCTGCTGCGACCATGCTTTTTCAGCGCTTTCTTGGCGATTTCCAGCTGATCAGAGACCGCGGTGAAGCGGCGCAGTGCCTCTTCAGGATCCGGGCCACCATCGCCTTCTTCTTCCTCGTCGTCGCTATCGCCGTCTTCTTCCTCGTCGCCCTTTTCTTCGGCAGCGGCATCGCCGACCGCAGGCACGGGAGCAGCCGCTTCAGCAGGAACGGTGCCATCATCCGGGTCGATGTAGCCACTGAGTACCTCGACCAGGCGGCCGCCCTCGGTGGTGACACGGGTGTATTCGGCAAGAATGCTGTCGACGGTACCCGGGAAGTGGGCAATCGCACTCATTACTTCGCGGATGCCTTCCTCGATCCGCTTGGCGATTTCGATCTCGCCTTCACGGGTCAGTAGCTCCACAGTACCCATTTCGCGCATGTACATGCGCACCGGGTCGGTGGTGCGACCGATATCGGTTTCAACCGCAGCCAACGCAGCAGCAGCTTCTTCAGCGGCGGCTTCGTCAGTGTCGGCATCGGCCAGCATCAGGGCGTCTGCATCCGGAGCACTCTCGTGTACCGGAATCCCCATGTCATTGATCATGCGGATGATGTCTTCCACCTGCTCAGGATCTGAAATATCCTCGGGCAGGTGGTCGTTGACCTCTGCGTAAGTCAGATACTTCTGCTCACGACCCAGGGTGATCAACTCTTTGATACGAGATTGCTGTTGCGCTTTTCCGGACATAACACCCTATCCACTGAAGGTCTTGGCGGGCTAAAAACAAGCCGAGGATTATACCTCAGCTAGGCGCTCAGGCGCCAGTTGGGGTCTTGCTGTGCGAGGAAAGGCTGCTGTAATGCTCACGTAGCAGGGCCTTTTCCTCGTCGGTGAGTTCGCTAGGGCCTTTCTGCATGATGCTACGCAGAGCGGTTTCGCGGCGTCGTAATGACTGACTATGGACAAGTGTAGTTATGGTGTCGAAAAACTGCCGTTCAAGGTTGTCTTGATCGATTAACCATTCTTTTTCTGCCAGAACCTTGAGTAGTCGGCCTTGTTCGGTGCCGTGCCAGCGAGCGATCAGTTGCAGCGAGCGCAGGGTGGGCTGCTTCTGTAATGTGCCCACCAGGGCTACCAGCAGCTGAGCATAGGTGTCGCCTTCGGCAGCGAAATTGCTGACATCATCAACCCTCTGCGCCAGTTCGGGGTGGTGTAACAGGCTACGCAGAGCGCTGAGGTGGGGCGACTCGACGCTCACCGCGGTGCGTGGCGGGTGGTAGTCGTCACGGCCTTTCTTGCTCCACTTGCCACCTTCTTTTTTCCACTCGCCCTTA
Coding sequences:
- the rpoD gene encoding RNA polymerase sigma factor RpoD produces the protein MSGKAQQQSRIKELITLGREQKYLTYAEVNDHLPEDISDPEQVEDIIRMINDMGIPVHESAPDADALMLADADTDEAAAEEAAAALAAVETDIGRTTDPVRMYMREMGTVELLTREGEIEIAKRIEEGIREVMSAIAHFPGTVDSILAEYTRVTTEGGRLVEVLSGYIDPDDGTVPAEAAAPVPAVGDAAAEEKGDEEEDGDSDDEEEEGDGGPDPEEALRRFTAVSDQLEIAKKALKKHGRSSKQAIAELKALAELFMPIKLVPKQYEALVVRVREALERLRGQERAIMQLCVRDARMPRADFLRLFPGNEVDLDWAASLAKGKSKYAEAIGNLQADIQRCQQKLIALQTESDLTLAEIKDINRRMSIGEAKARRAKKEMVEANLRLVISIAKKYTNRGLQFLDLIQEGNIGLMKAVDKFEYRRGYKFSTYATWWIRQAITRSIADQARTIRIPVHMIETINKLNRISRQMLQEMGREPTPEELGERMEMPEDKIRKVLKIAKEPISMETPIGDDEDSHLGDFIEDSTMQSPIDVATVESLKEATREVLSGLTAREAKVLRMRFGIDMNTDHTLEEVGKQFDVTRERIRQIEAKALRKLRHPTRSEHLRSFLDE